The genomic DNA ttaaaatataTCTCTGagtaaattttatcattacattatagacaaattataaaaagaatttatacATTTAGCATTAGAGTAATTGTACATAGTCTCAATTAAATGGCCTTCTATACGATGTATTatattctatttctatttttctcttcaatttcaATATTGCTTTTCTGTTAAAAGAAATCTAACCATCCTCCACCCTTTTTTTTGTGGTTTAtcttttaatagataaaatattatttatctgtTCTTTCGcaacaaaattatgtgtacacaaatgaatatatatttaatgtgtattattaagtaattaaatgattttaaattaaagataaagtaatattaaatcacgtgataacacattatgtacatatatatttgtgtatcaaaAAGTAGATACGCATAATAGTATTCcttctttcatttcaaaataaaatcatatccaGCGAAATCATGTTTTTTTATACCATTAGCTTTTAAACCAATTATAAATGATTTTGCGAGTATAATAGCATAatcatattttgtgttttacaCTTTAGCAATCACTCTAATTATTAAACGGCTAGTGAAATGGTCGTTGTATATCATgatgaaatcaaattttaaagtaGTTTAGATATATGTTTGTTATTTAATGTATCTTCTATTGGTTGGTTATtgaattggatatataaatGTGAATAAAATCATCTCATTTATGGTTAGAGAGATCAAATAATAAGTGGTGTCAAAGCTCAAGATTTATAATTCCAACTTGATAACCCAAATTCCCAGTTGAGTAAAGGTTTTGAATCGTACTTTCGATTGgttcaaatgaaaattaaagattGACCTAgtttttggatgaaaaaaaaaaaacaatggaaCTTTTGTGGTTGTCCAACAACATTTTTATATCCAATAACTTTTGTAGTTTGTCCTATGTTacctcaaaaaataaaaactattccTTTAGCGATATTCTTCCTATTTAAAGTCTGattccataaaaataaataaccctCCTTAGAAGTTGTGGAAGCCTTCCTAGCATTTGCTTTCAAAGAATGTGATTAGTTATTGATCATAATTATCTTCCACTTATTCATATTAAAGCCATTTCCCCTTGACTAGTAATTACTATTTAGACACGCAACTGAAATACGCAGTGCATTGTAGAAATTAGAGAGACTGGTTTTCAGAAGTTCTCTTTCCTCTCACTGTGGTgacaatacatatatatgtatataaaggtAATACCTTTTGCAtatattttcattgaaaaatattatctctatgtaaaaaattaaaaaataaagaaatgatgCAGATTTTCCCATATAAATATGTGTCGATCGAACCAAATAAATGGACCTTTTTTTAATACACATACGAGAAAACCGAAGCAACCATCTCGGCACATTTGTGGTCCTTCATAAGGCTGCATTAAAACGTGACTGGGGAATGGCTAAGCATTTTTTTGGACAATATCCTCGATCAATTTTTTGTGCCAGTATTACAAAGGGAAACCAAACTCTGCTCTTCATATTGCAACAGCAGCAAGACAAACCAGCTTTGTAGAGGAGTTGGTAAAACTGATGCAACCAGAAGAATTGATGTTGGAAGACGAAAATGGGAACTCTGCTTTTTGTTTTGCCAAGATAATGTTGATGAAAAATCCTCCTCTTCTAACAATCCTTGGCAGTGAAAATATGAGTCCACTTTACATAGGCGCCGCGTTTGCTCAGAGAGACACGACGTCTTTTTTATATTGTGAAACTAAAAATATGTTGTTAGAAAAGGACCGAATCGCTATATTTTTCACCTTTATCAATACTGATTTTTGTGATAGGTATGCATCCAAATATTCTTCTTTAATCAGCACCTTTGTTAGCATCACATCACATAATTTCCAAGATCTAagatgattatttattttttatatattttaaaattcaacaaaaaacatTAACAGAAGCTAAGCATGTACtgtctaataaaaattaattttgtttcgaaaaaaaataaattattatatttgatgaaaattggtaaatattttgtttaacaaaATGCGATAAAAGAATACAagaaactattttaattaaatatattttagtataattattcaaaaatattttttatattacttgttatattaattaaaagttttttttaaattaataaataaggataaaattataataaaattaagattatatcaccttaattattttttaatattcaatatggatatagtaattaaattatattttatactacTTGTCATAAcaatagaatattaataaatttttttattatttataaatcaaataaactaattacATCTATAAAAGATAAGTCACGGAAAAATGCACTCACCAAATATTTCATCTCAAGTTGATGTGACTGACTTGAGATGATGTAAAAGATGTTGAGTTAAGTGAATTTTGTCCAGATCTGGCGTTGGAAATGCTTAAAGATCATCCAGAGCTAGTGGGGCTCATGTCAGGAATTCTGAAACAGCTTTGCATGTTTTGGATCAAATGCCTTCAACTTTTTCCGGCAGAAATACAGGACTCTTGAAGGGCCTTATCACCTCGTGTTAGTTTCTCCAATACATAATTTGCTTCTTACTTTTAGTACCAGGATTGAAGTTCATGTCTCGCATGGAGTTGATATCAACATAAGCTCTTCAAATAGTTAGACGTTTTTGGGATGAAATATTAAAGCGAGACAACTCAAAGCTCTCAAAACTAATCAGAACACCTTCACAATTGTTGTTTGATGTAGCTAAATTGGGGACCTTCGAATTCCTGGCAGAGCTCCTTTGCCATTATTCTGATGTGGTTTATGAATTTGATGACAATAATCATAGAATATTTCACATTGCTATTTTGCATCGTCATGCcaatatattcaatttaatatacGAGACTCTGCCTTCACAAAGGAATTAATGGGCAACTTTGAAGATAATAACCAGAATAACATATTACATTTGGTTGCAAAATACCCAAATTCCAATCGAGTTAGTATCGTATCTGGAGAAGCTCTACAAATACAGTGAGAATTGTTATGGTTTAAGGCACTCTTAATTCCCTAGTTTGATATTATTCTCCAagttcaattttaatatttctgtCATAAACATTTCTGTTAATGATGGTATATAGGAGATTGAAAAGACGGTCCAACCATTATTTAGAGAGGGGGAAAATTCAGAAGGCAAAACTTCTCAAGAGATTTTCACTGAAGAGCACAAAACGTTATTGAAAAATGGAGAATTGTGGATGAAGAAGACAGTTGAGTCATGTATGCTTGTGGCAATATTGATTACCACTATGATGTTCGCAACAGTCTTCAGTGTTTTGGGTGGTAATGATAATAATAGAGGAACACTGATTCAGCTAAGAGAgtttctgttttaggttttcGCTTTGTCAAGATGCCATCGCATTATCCTTCTCAACAATCTCGATTATGATGTTTCTCTATATCCTTACATCGCACTATGCAGAAGATGATTTTCTCAAGTCATTACCGTTTAAGCTGATGATTGGACTCTTAACATTCTTCGTATTTATAATTAGCATGATGGTGGGTTCTAGCACAGCATTCTTCTTAGCTTATCATGACAGATTAAACCGCTTCACCATGTTTACTGTTGTACTTGCTTCTATACCAGTTACTCTCTCTGTTATGTTGTAGTATCCCTTCTAAGAGACATATTTTGTTCAACACACCAATCTAGGTTTTTGTTTAAGTCATTAAATTAAGCTATGATAATTTGCTATAATAGTAATATCATGTATTTTTATAATCTGAAACAAAAGCTTTTCAATTCCACCTTGTGTCTTAATTGTTGGTCTTACACACTTCTTTCAAACTTATATGTTGGATTAATTACACAATATTCATAAAAGCGCCATGTTCACTTCCTTATTCAATTTCCTTTTCAATGACCTTTGTCCACTCTAAGCATTGGCTTCCTTGTATGTAGTTGGTTCTACTATTCTAACATCTTATGTAAGCATTATATTTGCAAACTTGGGATTCAGTTTTCGTAGCCTTTTGGACCTCTTAAGTTGAGTTACTTCTTTTGCTCTTCTAAGTGACTTGATTGAAGTTCCTTCATCGCTCTTAGAGGTACTCTAATCTACAATGGCTTTTTTAATTGCTAGAAAACTTAAATCTAGCCTCTGGATATTCTACTATAGGTTGCTCTTCAACAATCACTTCTTTACTTGGCTATCAATTGTCAAGCCTATCATTTTCCTTTACTCTTACTTGGAGCTTTTCTTCAATCTTCCTTTAGTCTTGTAGTAATTCTACTTGCTATAATCACCACAAGGATGTCTTATCAAACACCATTTTCCTTGAGATGTAACATTACCTCGTCATTGGATTACAACAATTCCAACCTTTTCTCTAATCATCATAGCCCACAAATATGCAAACACATCAAGATATTTTGAAGTGACTCATTATGGGCTTAAGATTCCACAACTTACCAAAGGGTGGCATAAAATCGAGCCTTGCTTAGggtaatttattaatttcaagtGATATTGTCTTCATACATTCAACCTAAGAACTAGGTGGGACGTTATTTGGATGCAACATACTTTTACAAGTCTTTACCAAGTGACGATTCTTCCTTTCAATGACTGCATTTTTTTATGGTGtgctcaaacaaaaaaattgtcaacATATCCTACACTTATGTAAGTATTTTGAAAACTCATGTAAGGTATACTCTTCCTATTTGTCACTACATAGACATTGTATCTTTTTGCTTACttatttttcaatcttttttcttgaattttttgaactaGAAAAtgacctcttctttttctttcataaaataaaCCCAGCATAATTAGAGCATTGATGAAGGTTATTATGTACTTAAATCTACTGATTGATACATGCTTTGCAAGTCCAAATACATTTGAGTGGATCAACTTAAGAAGTGTCTTAGTCTTGAATGTTGGCTTTTCATATGGGAGCTTATGTGCCTTCCATATTGGCACCCGATACATACTACATCTTCTTGCACATCTAATTATGGAAGACCATTGAGTATAGCTTTCTTCATTATCACTTTTAACTTGTGGTAACTCACGTGCCTAAGCCTTGCATGCCTCAAGTTTAGTGTCTCACTTTTTCTTGTGTTGTCTACATAAGTTGTTTATGTTGACATTACGTAGATAGATTCTAGTCGACGTCCCTCCATGATAAGCATACATTTGGGCTTTAAATTGTGGTACACCTTGACATCACTTATGCCAAACACATCATGGTTATCTAAAATTGTGAGTTGTGACATTGATAACAAGTTCTTCATTTCTTGCACATAGAAAACATTTTGCAACTCAACATGTTATGAGTCAAATTGAAGTATTATCATCGTTAGGCCTAGATGAGTAATAGTCAACCTTGAGTTGTATGAAGTGACAACCATTCgtctttctttatattttgataGGCTTGATAGCTTATCTTTATCCCCAATCATGTGATTAGAAAAGTTTGAGTCTATTATCCAATCATcattataattgattaatttatcaCTTAGCTTGATATAGGACATTGTCCCATCATCTGGCTCAGTGATATAAAatgttgcatttttttttctaaatctttaATTGCATAAAATGCTTGGAAATCTTTAGTTGCATTTCCTTTTACTTATATGTATATCAACATTGCTAGCAAAGTGGCCTTTCTTCCTTGAGTTGTAGCATGAGTCATTCCACCTCTAactactttcttcttcaatgaGATTTTTGCTACAATTGTGATGAGCTCCCATTGGTTAAGGGCTCCTTTTATCTAGCTGCTTTTGCCGATCTCCTTGGTTTTTTTCTTGGTCTATCATCTccaaaatttatgatattcctCTTTGTAtcttttttactctttttttattactaaagaAAGCACTCTCCTTATCTTTCACTGAGACTTCATACAACTTTCTCAACCTTGGCTCTGTCGCCCATCCATGGGTGGTCATACTATTCTATTATACTCCAACCTCAACCCATGCATGATAATTATGTTCCTTCTTCCCTTAGTGATCACACTTTAAGGATCTAACTTGGAAATTTCATCACAAAGAGATTTCACTTTTGAGAAGTATTGACTTACCGTCATGTCTTGTCGTGAGTAATGTTTCTAGCGTGTCTCAAGCCTCCTTTGGTGTTTTCGCATTCTTGATATGTTATAACCACTCATCTTTCATGGTCACAACAAAAATGTATAGAGCCTTACCAACTTTAATCTTTTACTCTCTAAAGTCTTCAATATCTATGGGTGGTGTAGTGTTTCCACCACCAACTATATCctataaatctaaaacaacaAGTAAAACTAAATACAGGTACTCAAATTATTGTAATTGGAGCTATTAAGCTTCTCACTGCCGCCAACTAAactcaaaaaaattatcatagtgACTTTGTTATAATGCCCAACATTATATATATGCCAAGTAAGCTTGATCCTAGACCAACCAATTTCATAGTCCCAGACTGTATACTATAACATAATCTTGGTGTGATTTTAGTTCTAACCACTGTCCTTGACCATCTTAAGAGTCTCCATGATCATGATCTTGATTACCCTCAAAAATTCCATAATCATGATCCCTGACCACCTTAGATACAACTTGTTGAGCAAAAAtggtaattataaaaaaaataattttattattattcaagaaCTACAAAACAACACCTACAATATTTCTCTACACTCACTCACACAAAAACAATTCACTTAGTTGAAGACTCACTCACTTAAAACTCTTGCACTCACAATAACACACACTGTTTTTTGAAATAACTCACAACACTCACTAACACTCacatcttttatttttgcaCACACATATGCTAGGACTTAACCCCTATTTATACTAAGTTAATGTCAGTTTACAAAACTGACTTTAAATTTTCTTCAAGTTTCTTGAGGCTAGGTGATTTTGGTGGCTAGGTTCTAGACTCTTGTTGAGAAAGAGTGTCCTAAAGAATTTGtgaaatatttaacatttatatattattttatatgtttaaatatctTCTGTCAtttgatttctttatttatattcaaactgAATGTTTTTATATGTTTACTGAATTGACGACTTATTGCTTATCATTAACTTTTTGCATGTTAGTGTTGAAGAAAGTAAGTGATTGTTTAACATTTGAGAATATACAATAGAGAACAAACAAGGTCTACTAAGAtgactaaataaaaatttagtattcATTTGATTGTGTATTTTCTTTTGAAGATTTTATTTAGGTTAGAAACTTTGTATTCATGACCTTATTTATTTCagtaatttttaatcatattacacaatattaaatctaataattaaattcttaatttgatattaaattttatattaagtctttttttaaaaaaaagagttaacttaattatgtaaaacattaaaactaacaaataaagCTTTATTCTATTTGTTAttgtaaaaccttaaaacaaGTTTTCGAAAGCATGGAATGGTGTAAATTAATTTCTGAGGTAGGGTATCCCCATAGCTAACAAActgaataaacaaataaatccctaataaaaaacatttttttaaactaattttatgcCTTAAAACAAggtttgaaagaaaaatcaCATCGTTTACACTAATTTCGAAAAGGGTAACCTTGTAACCAAAAAACTAAATAGACAAAGATACATTATTATCTGTATTTATAAATACGCAATAACATTTTATTCTATGTACAATCAGAAAGTTAAGCATTCAACAATGGCTTACGAAATTAAACAATTTGTCATTCTTGTTTCTGTGTTAAGGACAATTATACTTTCTTCCCAATTAATTCCATCCGTAGTTTGCAAAGGCACGGTCATCccatttgaaaaatcaaaacttgaTGATTGGAATAGCAGAAGCATCAAGGACTATAATGAGAGGAAGACTAAATTAAATCACGCAAAGTCTGCGTTATACCATGTTTTGGCCGCTGCAGAGGCCCGTGTTATGGTAATAACTGTCAGGAAAGATGGAAATGGAGATTTCAAGACTGTGACTGATGCAATAAGGTGTGTTCCAGAGGGGAATTCACATAGGGTTGTGATTAACATTGGTGGAGGGGAGTACCGAGAGAAGGTCCTCATTGACAGATCAAAGAAATTTATAGCACTTAATAGGGATCCAAATGAGTAAACAAAGATCGTCTATGACGGGACAGCAGCTAAGTATGGCACATTTGATAGCGCTACAGTGATCATAGAAAGCCATTACTTCATGGCTGTTAACATTGCGTTTGTGTTATGCctcattttattctttttttaacacTCTGCTCTATACCTTAAATTCTAACGTTGTTCAAACAACGGTTTTGGATTTcaatatgaaattttcaatgTTCATTTTCTTCCATATAATTCAGCTTTAATGCCAGACAGTAGAAGAACAGACGCACAGACGGTTGCTTTGAGAATATCAGGTGATAAGGCAGCGTTTCATAATTGGAAGTTTGTGGGTTTTCAAGGTACATTGTGTGATGATAAAAGAAGACATTTCTTCAGAGATTGTTATATACAAGGCACAGTTAACTTCATATTTGGAAATGGTCAATCCCTTTACTTGGTACTTTCGAACTCTttcttgattattatttaattgctTCTTAATTTATCAAGAACTACAATGCTACATAAAGCTTCTTAACTAGTGTAATATTGATGTAGAATACCATTATCAAATTAGTTGCTAAGGACTTAGGAGTGATCACAGCAAATGGTACGGCAAAAGCGACTGATTAAAGTGGATTCACATTTGTTCATTTTACCATAGTTGGCACTGGTGACATTTACCTTGGACGTGCATGGAAGGAGAGTCCTATAGTGATTTTTGCTTCCACTTACATGGCCACTCTTATCAATGCTAAAGGATGGACAGATAGCATGCAtggcaaaaaagaaaacaagaatgtATGAAACCAATAATCTTTTCCCATATATAGTAAAGTGACAATGATTCTAATCATTAACATTTACATACTTAATGATTTgctaatttaaaatcttgtagaGCTGTGTATTATGGGGAGTACAAATGCAAAGGACCAGGTGGTAGTTTTTCTGGTCGAGCCAAATTTGCCAGACTCTTGTCATACGAAGAAGCTAAGCCTTTTTTGAGCATGACTTACCTGAATGGGAACAAGTGGATTTTACCACTTCCTAATGTATGAATTGATGATTCACTGTTATAATCTTATTCTCTTTTTCGAAATTTTATGATTGGTTTGTAGTCATTCttccaattaattttatatatgtatcttaatgagaatttattttaacacaaattgcTAATCAATGTACTCCATGTCATAACtacttttaaaatcttaattttttttattgctaattacataataacatattattattagtatataaattagtattcattCTTTCCATTTCACACACCATAATTTCATAAACTATAGGATAAAATcagttacattttttaaaaactttgatgTCTTTCCAGCGAGATTCCATATAGTATGAATCATTCATCTGGCCATAAACCCCAAATTTGAAGTAATGAAAGGTTCCCCCACGGCCAGGTTCTTCGTACCTGAACTTTCCATCGATATAAATCTTGATTCTTGATAATTCAACATCATGAATCACATTTACCCGGAACCATTTGTCATATATATTTGGAACCAGAACTGCACTTGTATAGTAGGTGAGTGAGCCATTGTAAATTCTAAGCTGCAGAGTGGTGGGATGAGGAGGGCTTGCTCCAAACACTTGCATTATGCTCACACCAGATGTTCCACTAGGCACATACCCATATCCCTCAAATTGCCACACATTTGACGAATAATTATATCCCTGAGAAGAAAATTTCAGATAGAGTACCAAAACAGTAATGTAAATAAGGAGTCATTCTCTAAACAAAACAtcctaatattttatatgatactGGCTAGAGGATTTTGtgcaaatatataaatatataaaatgaaaaagaaccGATgaagaaagtattccaagaaagtAAATTAATGGTGGAAAATTGAGATGTGAAGAATATTTACTTTTATCATAACCTCAGTACGAGGTTTGGTGGGGCTATTTTTGGACAAAGGATTGTCTGTGGAGTAAACCCATAGCTTGTGAATTCCATTAACAAAGCTGTAACGTTCCCAAACTGGCAAGTCATAAGGCTTCTGGATGTGAAAGTTGGAGGTATTTAGAGGAAGTTGAATGAAAGGACCAGTTATTGGATCCGCTACCCAACCTCTCACCCATTGTATCAGAAGAAAAACCAAGTTCACAAGAACAATGTGATCGAACGCACCCATAAGGGCTCTCTCTTCTAATTTCTTTGCTGATGGGAGGTTAATTATGGAAACAGTGGCATATGCGAAAAGatgcatatacatatatgttacttatttattttattaataaatttataattttgtatggAGGCTTAACATTGGCCAAAACTAtataaacttttgtttttatatttcttcCTTAGTGTCATGTGTAAACATATGAATgctaaatttcattttcttagaAGTAAC from Mangifera indica cultivar Alphonso chromosome 16, CATAS_Mindica_2.1, whole genome shotgun sequence includes the following:
- the LOC123198928 gene encoding citrate-binding protein-like yields the protein MGAFDHIVLVNLVFLLIQWVRGWVADPITGPFIQLPLNTSNFHIQKPYDLPVWERYSFVNGIHKLWVYSTDNPLSKNSPTKPRTEVMIKGYNYSSNVWQFEGYGYVPSGTSGVSIMQVFGASPPHPTTLQLRIYNGSLTYYTSAVLVPNIYDKWFRVNVIHDVELSRIKIYIDGKFRYEEPGRGGTFHYFKFGVYGQMNDSYYMESRWKDIKVFKKCN